Genomic window (Chloroflexota bacterium):
TATTCTTGAGGTCCTTCGGGTCCAGCGTCTTGCCGCAGTTGTCGCACTGGTCGCCTCTTGCCCCGTCCTTGCCGCAGTTGGGGCAGATGCCCTCCACATAGCGGTCCGGCAGGAACCGCTTGGAGACCGTGGAATACGGCATGGACATCGTCTTCTTGTAGATATGCCCTTGGGAAAGGAGCTTCAAGAAGATCTCATTGACGGTGCGCTGGTGGTTCTCCGTCCTGGTGTGGGTGAACAGATCAAAGCTGATGCCCAGCCGCTGCCAGCAGTCCAGGAACTCCGGCTGGTAGCGGTCCACCACCTGCTGCGGGCTGATCTTCTCCTCTTCCGCCCGCACCGTGATAGGTGTCCCATGCTGGTCGCTGCCGGAGACCATCAGCACCCGGTTCCCCTTCAGCCGGTGGTACCGCGCGAAGATATCCGCCGGGAGGTAGGCGCCTGCCACGTGCCCCAGGTGCAGCGAGCTGTTGGCGTACGGCCACGCAACACCGATGAAGATGCGTTCGGACATGGTGATGGGCAGGCTCTCAATCAGGGGTGAGTCTGGTGCATCATTCTAGCATAGCCCCCTCTGTGCTGTAAGAAGCCGCCGGAGGTCACCCATGGCCTCTCCAAGCGTGCGTTCACGC
Coding sequences:
- a CDS encoding class I tRNA ligase family protein, which codes for MSERIFIGVAWPYANSSLHLGHVAGAYLPADIFARYHRLKGNRVLMVSGSDQHGTPITVRAEEEKISPQQVVDRYQPEFLDCWQRLGISFDLFTHTRTENHQRTVNEIFLKLLSQGHIYKKTMSMPYSTVSKRFLPDRYVEGICPNCGKDGARGDQCDNCGKTLDPKDLKN